tgcatcactTCCACCAATATGTGCTCCATGGCTGACCCAGTAATTGCTTCCATCGGGACCTGAAACCTTGTATCTGTTCAAATTTGTAACCATATATATTAGCCCAAGTCCACATGGGTTAGAATTGTCACTCGTATTTAACCAGCTTCCTATACAAAGTTCACCCTATGCACTAAATTATTTGATGAACTCatcataataaattaaaatattagctTTCTAGTAGGGTGAAAGCAAGCCTCTAAGgccaaaacattttaaattCTTGTTTTCTCCTTAAATTCTTCTTCTATAACATTAttgcacccccccccccccccccccaaaaaaaaaaaaaaaaaaccttaaaaatgCAGAATTGGAATTTGATTTCTCCAAATATCTACTGACCTCTCAAGCACAGATTTTCCTTCCTTGTACTTCTGGCTTTTTTCATGGGCAGTCTCCTGGAAAAACAAACACCATCAAAACAACTAACAGCTATCAAATGGACAAATATAGAcccaaaaattttgaatttatgccTCTAAATCTTACATATGTCCACCCTACTATTGATCCACaaccaacacaaaatatgtcAGCAACAGTGTGCATCCCAGTCGTCAtcactctttcttctttttcaccaACAGACACATTCACTCTGTCAAAgcattgaagatgaaaattagaaaagaaaaatgcataaaaagcttattgatttaatttttcaagCAAGCATGTGACTGGGGAAGCCCTTGAAATTCATTCCTCCTCTTGTAATCAAGTGGATGGACAAGAGATAGAAAATGATATATGATGCCCATAAAGTAATAATCAACTGGATGATAAACTAACTTCACCAATGCATATATTAAGTAGAGCATAAAGATAACTGATAAAAAGTATATCTTCAGCCAGTTCCAGAACGAGCAAGAGACATACAAACTGCATCTTGCTCGTGTCTTGAAGCATAAAACAGTAACTATTTTCACTGGCACAGCATTTTCTTGGTCAGTGTTGGTACAACTTTGTAACTAGCACCTTGTGGCAATGGCAACTTTAAGTTAGTTATATGCAGATTATTTGGTGGTGTTGTATTATGTTGAGGTTCCCAAAATCAAGGAAACTTACACCTTATTGAAGAGATAAGCTTTTCCATGCCTGCAGTGGAAAGACTGAATAAAACATGAGCAAAACATGTAGTCAGATCTCAGAACAATTGCTTCTTATAAACTCCCAATTAGCAATGGTTCGACAGTGGAAATTGGAAAGTGCTAATTATCACCAAAATTGAATAGCATCATCCACATATTACATACAGACTACTATCATCTGCAATTTCTCTTTACAAGTGCTGCATCCTGTTCTTATCAGACTGGTGGCAGCATACATCTGTGCATGTATACACATGGACTTGTGTATCCATGCATAAGGGCATGTATGTGTGCTTGcaatacaattattttcaaaacgCTAAAGATGTCTCTCCCTCATTAGAAGTTCCAGAGGAAAGTCGTCCTTTGTAGTCCACTGTATGCCGGCTGCTCATACAACTAGAATTTGATTAAGTTTAGAAGCACAACTTGTGCCCAGAATAAAAGAATGAATCCACTtctcattaaaaattaaaaaattattacctTCCCGAGTTTGAGATCATTGATATCATTATACCTCATTAAGATGCTAAAGATAAAGAAGTGGCGTCCACTTATTGGGCTTTAAAATCCGTTTTTCATCAAAAgacattaaattaaatatataaccTGCTATCGACAAATTACGAGAGAGGCACAAATAGAGATCTTCCAAGCTTCCAGCTTACAAATTATCAAATCACAGTCTCCCAGATGGAATTATTTAGAAGCATCATCAAGCTCGCTTTCATGTGCCACTTAGAAGCTGCGCACATGTTAATAAAATGAAAGGCCTAAATCGACTTTAATAGCCTAAATTGCCTAAGTagcctttttttctctctcattgcATAGATCGTACCTCACTTCCCCATATCTGACAACAAAAATCcccaagggaaaaaaaaactacaaattacAACTTGTTATCACACAACTCAACACccgaaaaagtaaaaacaaaaaataaatcaaaacaaacaaaattcattaaaaaaaaaaagcatacaaAAACAGCAAATCCGGcataaatcaaacaaattaacaacaCCCAGATGGAAATTTCCCAAGATTGTAACAAATTTAGAGATATCTAACTGATTAGAAGGAGGTAAGAGATGAAAAATGACCTTGGAAACGATGTCTTCACAAAGTGCAAGATGGGTCCGGCAGTGCTTGCAACTATAGATCTTCCCCTCGAGATTCACCACAAACAACCTCCCCATGCCTTCCTAGAGTTTTAACAAAACCTATCAATCAAATTCGGAGAGTACGCGAGAATTCAGATGGAGGGTCGTTGAGAAATCGACGAAAGACGATAGCTTGAATAAAAAGGCATGTCAAAATTCAAAGCAGATGAAGCATGCGTGAAGAAGGCGAAAAGAGATGCTAAGAGGAGAACGAAAGAGAGAGATTCGCTGAATATTACCTCCGGTTTGTGACCTTCGGAATAGTCTTTCCGTCTTTAGACGCAATAAAATGGGACGCAGTAGCAATCACGTTACTCAGTTAAAATACCACTTGGTCCGCGAAAGTGGAACCTGATTGCTCCTAAAAATACAAACGTGGAACCTGATTACGTCTgcgtttacttttttttccttttcagtattcttttttctagttttaagaaaaatacaatccattttacaactttttcggtcatattttgcaatttgtttgtaattatattttaaaacccttttttaatttttttaaagtttaataaatttcacaataaaTGATATGTTAACACCCGACTTATAAATAACATGATTCtttacataataattataaaaatatcgtCCTATTATATCTCCAGATcagaatatatttaaataataaaattgtaaaatatccATATCTTGTAGATAACTACAGATATCCAAGTCTAATCTCACTGTAATGAAGcagttatttaattaataaatagattaattgtGAGCTTTCTGTGctttagttaaaaataaagagcaaaaaaataatctaaatttGCAAGTTATGTATAAAGGACAACTTATAAAAATCCGATTATGAGAATTGTACGATGACGCAATTTTATACGTACgaagaaatttaataattgataaaggTCGTTGTTGGTAGCTTTTAGTAAGTGAGCATTTATAATAAATGCTGTTTTTGTTAATAGGAATATGATTTGTTATAACCTATCTTTTTCTAACCCTATTTCATataggaaaaaatgatgaatatgtGTATGCATTAGTTTATCGCTTGTTTGGATGGTAAGATGAggtgagatagttttagatcagttaaaaaaaatattaatgttagaatattatttattattattattattgttttagaatttgaaaaagttaaattatatattatattttatgtaaaaattataatgacgaGATGGAGTGAGattatttctgtatccaaacgaacGTTTAAACTTATATATCAGGTCATTTTTGGGCGTGCAAATTCGTAAATATTGgataaaaaatgacataataCGAAGAGGAGGTTGGAAAAGGGGTAGGgggaatataatataaataaaaataagtggtaCTTTACCACAAAGCAGAAGAAGGAATTTGGCCTTGAAGGGTGAAATTTAAGAGTGGTATTGAGTTGAAGTATTGAATAAACAAGTTCCAAACTTGAAAAGAAACTAATCCCTCCACCACCTTTACGCGCAGGAGAAAAGTAGTTGGGCatagataaataaaatgtgAATGAGAAAGTAGGTATGGAATATTACCTACCTACCACGCACAGCTCTACCCTCACCAATAATGCTGCATTTGATGACAAATTCTACTAATTATTGTTCCCAATTGCTTCTTGTCTGTACGGAAGCATTGCTGATAGTAATACGTATGGAAGCATCAAGCAcgaaaccataaaaaaaaaaaagaatattcttGACATCTGCCATTGTGCATATTAGCCAATTTGCACACTTACGTGACACCCATCACACTCTCCCCATCACATAGTTTTCctcatttgaaattttatctgaaatttcttcatttcttttctcatcAGAAAAAGTTCTCTACCCAGAGACTTCGTCTTCAACCTCACCCTAACCTCAAGCACGTTGACTGCTCTAGTCCAACCCCCGACTCAGTGCACGTCAGTTGCAcccgaggagagagagagagagctgatgagagagagagctgatgagaggaAGAGccagcaagagagagagagttgatgggagacgatgagatgagagagtgagaaagagaaagaactgatgagagagagatgtgatGAGAGGGAGAGccagcaagagagagagagagttgatgagagatgatgagagagggagagccgctgatgagagagagagccgctgatgagagagagagccgccctctagagagagagatgctgagagagaagatgagagagagagaggtgcgttttgcataatctaaaaaaaaaaagaagaaaaagaagaagaagaagaagagagattgCCACATAGGTTGTGCAAAATTGCACACCACTACAATGGCTGATTCCtatcaaaactctaaaaaaaatagtgatagGAGGTTAGGAGACATCAATCAACGAGATCGCCCTTGGGGGTATTAGAACACATAGACCTGCCTTAGAGGATACTACCTCACAAGCCACGTTCTCCACGTCCGCTGCACATTCGCAACAGAAAGTCACCTCCATTCCTTCCGTAGCTGCCTCTCAACAAAATGATAAAACCAATTATTCTCAATAGAATGTTGTAGACTCTTCTAGAAAGATTCTCCTGTAAATATTTCTTCTATAAATTGAGTGTTACTGTATTAAGGAAGTCAAAAAATATACACAGAATACTTGTTCAGACTCTAGTCTTCTTTGATGCTTTTTCTCAAACACCTTGGGTGCACTCTGTTATTCACTTGGTTTAACATGGTATCGAGAGCCTGAATAGGGCCAACGCCCACTTTTCTTTCTTCGATCATCATGGCACCACCCAAATCCCCCTCTCCAAATCCCTCTATCACCAACTCAGCTGCACAACTCATCACCATTAAACTATCTACAGATAACTACTTACTCTGGCACGCCCAAATCACTACCTTCCTCCACGGAAACCAATTGTTTGGCTATGTCGATGGATCCACACCTATGCCTCCCTCCACCATTGACAATGCTCCCAATCCAAACTATACTGCCTGGCGTAATCAAGATCAACTCATCATGTCTGCAATTTATTCTTCCCTCACCGAGACCGTTCTCTCTCACATTCTTGATTGCTCCACTTCCCAGCAAATATGGACAACCCTTCATGATCTCTACTCTGCTCAATCCAAAGCCCACCTCATGCACACGAAATTCCAGCTTGCAACTCTAAAAAAAGATCCGattccatctcaacttattttcaCAAAGCCAAAGCTCTATCTGCTTCTCTAAATGCCGCTAGTCATCCTCTTCCTGAGtctaaattcatcatttattttttaactggTTTAGGCTCTGACTTTGAGTCCGTAGTGTCTTCCATCACTACGCGACCCGAtcctctctctatttctcaatTTTACAGTTTTTTGGTCAATCATGAATCTCGTCTAGCTCACCAAACTTTGTCACTACTCTCTACCAATTCCCTTACTGCTAACTCAGCCGCTACTCGAGGGTCCTCTTCTAACCGAAGCCGTGGCCGTGGCTTTCGGCATGGAAGGGGTGGTCGAAACTTTGTTTCGTCCCCTTCGAATTTCTTTTCCTCGACTCAGACCAACTGACCCACATGTCAGCTTTGTAATCGTGTTGGTCATACGGTCATCTCTTGTTATCATCGATTTGATCATGCATATCAgtctcctcttcctccttctctTTCAGCCAACTTTACTAATTTTTCACATACGTCCACTGCTTCTCCTGACTGGTTTCCTGATACTGCTGCCTCGACTCACTTCACTTCTGACTTTTCTAAACTTAATATGGAGTCCACTCCCTATCAAGTACCAGACCAAGTAACTATTGGAGATGGATCATCCCTTGGTATTCAAAATACTGGCTCTGGCTTACTTCCGACACCTGTTGGCAATTTTCTTCTCCGTCAATTACTTCATGTTCCCTTAATCTCTAGGAATTTATTATCTGTTAGACAATTTTGTTTGGATAATtcagttttctttgaatttaattCGTCtggttttcttgtgaaggatttgcaTTCCCAGGAGGTACTTCTTCAATGTCCCGTTAAGAATGGCTTGTACGTCCTTCCAACTAATGATGAGAATGTCACTCTTTCCTCACGACATGCCTTCATTGGCGAAAGGACCTCACCAAACACTTGGCATGCTCGCCTTAGTCACCCATCTACTCGGATCACTACCTTTACCATACGTCATCACAATCTTCCAGTCACAGCCACGTCGTCCACGTCTCCTTGCTCGGCATGTCTTCAAGCCAAATCCCATGCTCTTCCTCACCCACTCTCACCTTCTCAATCAAATTCTCCTTTTCAATTGTTATTTTTAGATGTATGGGGACCTGCGCCTATGCTATCCTctagtggttttagattttatttttccattgttgatgactttacaaaatatGTTTGGTTTTTTCCGCTACATGCAAAGTCTGATGTTTCTCCTCATTTTCTAAACTTTGTTAAATATGTGCATAATACCTTTGCTAAAAACATTATTGCTATCCAATCTGATTGGGAGGGTGAGTTCCGTCTCTTTCATGGTATCTTGTAAAATCTTGGCATTTCCCATAGAATCACTTGTCCTTATTCTCATGCACAAAATGGTAGCGTTGAACGACGTCATCGCCATATTGTAGAAATTGGTCTCTCTCTTTTAGCTCAGTCCTCAGCATCTACCAAATATTGGGCTGACGCTTTCCAAACAactgtttttcttattaatcgAATGTCAACTCCCATTCTTCATCATATTTCTCCATTTCAAGCTCTCTTTAATTCTCCacctgattataattttttacgtGTCTTTGGCTCGGCTTGTTGGCCTAATCTTCGTCCTTTTAATCATCACAAATTAGACATGCGATCTCAACTTTGTGTCTTTTTAGGATATACTCTTGATCACAAAGGCTATAATTGCTTACATATTCCATCTGGCCGAGTTTATATTTCACGAGATGTGCGCTTCAACGAAAATCTTTTTCCGTTTGCATCATCCGGTTCTCCTCCTTCTCAGGATTTCTCTTCAACGCCCACTACATCTCTGCACACACCTTTACCTCTCTCCCTACCTGCTCGGGTCCCCTCTcaaaataatcacaataatcCAACCCATGAGCCCATAACATTAAACCCTAATCATACTTcagattcatcttcttctcccgAAAACACTGCAGCGCCGTCTCCTGCAATTCATCCTACTATTTCCTCATCCTCCATCCCGTCTTCCA
Above is a genomic segment from Juglans microcarpa x Juglans regia isolate MS1-56 chromosome 1D, Jm3101_v1.0, whole genome shotgun sequence containing:
- the LOC121249764 gene encoding protein yippee-like isoform X1; this translates as MLYLIYALVKLVYHPVDYYFMGIIYHFLSLVHPLDYKRRNEFQGLPQSHACFSNFHLQCFDRVNVSVGEKEERVMTTGMHTVADIFCVGCGSIVGWTYETAHEKSQKYKEGKSVLERYKVSGPDGSNYWVSHGAHIGGSDADDA
- the LOC121249764 gene encoding protein yippee-like isoform X2, which produces MGRLFVVNLEGKIYSCKHCRTHLALCEDIVSKSFHCRHGKAYLFNKVVNVSVGEKEERVMTTGMHTVADIFCVGCGSIVGWTYETAHEKSQKYKEGKSVLERYKVSGPDGSNYWVSHGAHIGGSDADDA